Proteins co-encoded in one Aspergillus flavus chromosome 2, complete sequence genomic window:
- a CDS encoding stress responsive A/B barrel domain protein gives MAPIERITLFNIPKEEDRNKVLEQYKVLAKTATKDGKPYILAATAGHSFPDPRNKGYTLSVKTTFASLEDMKYYDTECEAHKALKAVAGPVKEDVLTTYYESVL, from the exons ATGGCCCCCATCGAACGCATCACTCTCTTCAACATtcccaaagaagaagaccggAACAAAGTTCTAGAGCAATACAAGGTTCTAGCGAAGACAGCGACCAAG GACGGCAAACCGTACATTCTTGCTGCAACAGCGGGACACTCTTTCCCGGACCCCCGCAACAAAGGATACACGCTGTCCGTCAAGACGACGTTCGCTTCGTTGGAGGATATGAAGTACTATGATACCGAGTGTGAGGCGCACAAGGCCCTGAAGGCTGTGGCCGGACCGGTTAAGGAGGATGTTTTGACTACGTACTATGAGAGTGTTCTGTGA
- a CDS encoding putative sister chromatid cohesion protein Ctf8 (unnamed protein product) codes for MPTIPLHPRVSSPTSLPNPLPQVLQTPTGLAILELQGTINLPSQEAEDESTTSTNDTHDPSIPTFETPVGKLMFPDYSPHRTAPDDTKWMKRVYLYVGRYQRMTGEVKKLAQPLALVQRRQKEMTSDSDGEELEIVEIIKYKLFFKNRPEPVNDI; via the coding sequence CCCACGCGTCTCCTCTCCCACCTCCCTCCCCAATCCCCTCCCCCAAGTCCTTCAGACGCCAACAGGACTTGCAATCCTCGAACTCCAAGGCACGATTAACCTCCCAtcgcaagaagctgaagacGAATCTACGACCTCCACCAACGACACCCATGATCCCTCAATCCCCACTTTCGAGACCCCAGTTGGCAAGCTCATGTTCCCCGATTATTCGCCACACAGGACTGCGCCTGATGACACCaaatggatgaagagggtTTATCTATATGTTGGTCGATACCAGCGCATGACGGGTGAGGTGAAGAAACTGGCGCAGCCGCTCGCTTTGGTGCAGCGGCGGCAAAAAGAGATGACCTCTGACTCCGATGGCGAGGAACTGGAGATCGTCGAGATCATCAAGTATAAACTGTTCTTTAAGAATCGGCCTGAGCCTGTCAATGATATTTGA